The Macrobrachium nipponense isolate FS-2020 chromosome 19, ASM1510439v2, whole genome shotgun sequence genome contains a region encoding:
- the LOC135212431 gene encoding pigment-dispersing hormone type 1-like, with translation MQTGFIAALVVLVAVSTMVTSAQEELKYPERQVVAELAAQILRIARGPWGTVAAGTHKRNSELINSLLGLPKVMTDAGRR, from the exons ATGCAAACCGGATTCATCGCAGCCCTGGTGGTGTTGGTGGCTGTAAGCACCATGGTGACCTCTGCACAGGAGGAGCTTAAATACCCCGAACGCCAG GTCGTAGCAGAGCTGGCAGCCCAGATCCTGAGGATAGCCCGCGGCCCCTGGGGCACCGTAGCCGCCGGAACCCACAAGCGCAACTCCGAACTCATCAACTCCCTCCTGGGACTCCCCAAAGTCATGACCGACGCCGGACGAAGATAG